One window of the Daphnia pulex isolate KAP4 chromosome 8, ASM2113471v1 genome contains the following:
- the LOC124200896 gene encoding tyrosine-protein phosphatase non-receptor type 13-like isoform X2 — protein MLVSAEEVLDVRGSLLHVTETEAILLQLLRQLSLHQHNKDCRPASETELRLKHILLEASGQVQLHRDVAHTRWSVSQLARVLAGASGGFAIGARTLLQNFADPSVRSVPVDRAIQILKLRIQPAIAARYVAALYGEVLARESAKLTAKGRVGHSRGEDCSSTEDSAISSDHLSRHPSTDSLNRFTSMANQSDTTGHSTPPEHYGVFRRRRPIRLARARSSVGDGGPTGALKNLAWAANAAIQRAPSRLYRLHDQPSSTPSLSSSAAAAAFHPRKSQSFRDLKVSIEREDEPAICPVTCCGPEFIVKSSLPPYVVILPHQPKKKKSVNILHLDGRRLHVECDPGKTRINQLMQMVMDHFGIAASDAIFFGLSCIKGGHFVFPRLDEKVSCLAPDNYKQLPYPSFNVYFRFRFYVHSVFTLHSLESEHLLYLQLRKDLLEQRWVMDPMEEMGLAALALTIEFGTYNPKIHGVGGSYFHVDHYLSAGTQQSVKGGELAAQALQRLHGRIPTLVERRVVECNFVKRIMQTQSYGYHHVHVIEDDGLRTTPLNLLVGLEGLKLVPHATSTSFGTSLKHVSLYWEDIKSLTHSKHHIVLTSGIGNSIRKRRLCVGTSRIRNTFDLLISHQKMALELKKRKLLIRSESATLPKLRHNRPASFIEPVKTPVEPVKSLSSATLPRPSNAVRIYVPFGGVQKRPDTNDITTRVIDVKSNIPMPELVPVTSAESSQYSTLSSLSESTVPTSPRKSTLVRMGTKISSDALIREKMRLQEVSFSERVVSGDPSGAYVVDTSVKSEDESLVFDAQESMSQSLTERFNRLPRLPSPTRQHGVTVRFSKDPDGSLGILIARGVRGGIYLMGLTPNGAAHRQTSLKPGDRILSVNGLDCDELDYDQVIDQIRRIPRDVELFVLHRPDAAK, from the exons ATGTTGGTGTCTGCGGAGGAGGTGTTGGACGTCAGAGGTTCGCTTCTCCACGTAACCGAAACTGAAGCCATCTTATTGCAGTTGCTGCGACAATTATCTCTACATCAGCATAATAAAG ATTGCCGACCGGCATCAGAGACTGAACTGCGCCTTAAACACATTCTGCTAGAAGCTTCCGGACAAGTTCAACTGCACAGAGACGTAGCCCAC ACACGATGGAGCGTTAGCCAACTGGCTCGAGTGTTGGCCGGCGCCAGCGGTGGATTCGCAATCGGCGCTCGGACGCTGCTGCAAAATTTCGCCGatccgtccgtccgttccGTTCCAGTGGATCGTGCCATTCAA ATTCTCAAGTTAAGAATTCAGCCGGCCATTGCAGCCCGTTACGTTGCGGCTTTGTATGGTGAAGTGCTGGCCAGAGAGTCCGCCAAG CTGACGGCCAAGGGCAGGGTCGGTCATAGTCGTGGAGAAGATTGTTCGTCAACGGAAGACTCGGCCATTTCTTCTGACCATTTATCACGGCATCCGTCTACCGACAGTCTCAATCGTTTCACCAGCATGGCCAACCAATCGG ATACTACCGGACATAGTACGCCGCCAGAGCATTATGGAGTCTTTCGGAGAAGGCGGCCTATCCGCTTGGCTCGAGCTCGGAGCAGCGTTGGAGACGGCGGACCTACTGGAGCGCTCAAGAATTTAGCCTGGGCAGCTAATGCAGCTATTCAGCGGGCCCCGTCTCGCCTCTATCGACTCCATGACCAGCCATCCTCGACTCCTTCCTTGTcgtcgtcggcggcggcggcagcgttTCATCCGCGCAAGAGTCAGTCATTCCGCGATCTGAAGGTGTCCATCGAGCGAGAAGATGAGCCGGCCATCTGTCCCGTTACTTGCTGCGGTCCGGAATTCATCGTCAAGAGTAGCTTACCTCCCTACGTGGTCATTTTACCACATCAACCGAAAAAG AAAAAATCTGTGAACATTTTGCACTTGGATGGGCGTCGTTTACACGTCGAGTGTGACCCGGGCAAAACAAGAATTAATCAACTCATGCAG ATGGTGATGGATCACTTTGGAATCGCGGCCAGTGACGCCATATTTTTCGGATTGTCTTGTATCAAAGGCGGCCATTTCGTATTTCCTAGACTTGACGAAAAAGTCAGCTGTTTGGCCCCCGACAACTATAAACAATTGCCCTATCCCAGCTTCAACGTTTACTTCCGATTCCGGTTTTATGTTCACTCTGTTTTCACTTTGCA CAGTTTGGAAAGCGAACATCTACTCTATCTCCAATTAAGAAAAGACTTGCTGGAACAACGCTGGGTTATGGATCCAATGGAGGAAATGGGACTGGCCGCCCTGGCCCTGACGATAGAATTCGGAACTTATAACCCAAAG ATTCACGGAGTGGGTGGGTCGTACTTCCACGTCGATCATTACCTGAGTGCTGGAACGCAACAGAGTGTCAAAGGCGGCGAACTAGCTGCCCAGGCCCTACAGCGTCTGCACGGTCGCATTCCGACGCTGGTGGAAAGACGCGTAGTCGAATGCAATTTCGTCAAACGGATCATGCAAACTCAATCCTATGGATATCATCACGTACACGTTATCGAG GACGACGGATTGAGGACGACTCCGCTCAATTTGCTGGTGGGACTTGAAGGACTCAAATTGGTCCCTCACGCCACCTCGACTTCGTTTGGCACTTCCCTCAAACACGTCAGCTTGTACTGGGAAGACATCAAGAGTCTCACTCACTCTAAACACCACATCGTGCTGACGTCCGGAATAGGAAATTCCATCCGCAAGCGGCGACTTTGCGTTGGAACCTCGCGGATTCGAAACACGTTCGATTTGTTGATTTCCCACCAAAAGATGGCGCTGGAACTGAAAAAGCGCAAACTGCTAATACGATCCGAGTCTGCCACTTTGCCGAAACTGCGTCACAATAGACCGGCGAGTTTTATCGAACCGGTCAAGACTCCCGTGGAGCCCGTCAAATCATTGTCCAGCGCCACCCTGCCACGTCCGTCCAACGCTGTCAGAATCTACGTGCCTTTCGGAGGTGTCCAGAAGCGACCCGACACGAATGATATTACAACTCGGGTGATTGACGTCAAATCTAATATTCCTATGCCGGAACTTGTTCCAGTGACGTCAGCAGAATCCTCCCAATACTCTACGCTGAGTTCCCTCTCCGAATCCACCGTTCCTACTAGCCCTCGTAAAAGCACTCTGGTCCGAATGGGAACGAAAATATCGTCCGACGCTCTCATTCGCGAGAAAATGCGTCTCCAAGAAGTCAGCTTCAGCGAACGCGTCGTATCTGGAGATCCTTCCGGCGCCTACGTCGTCG ATACCAGCGTCAAATCGGAGGATGAATCGCTGGTTTTCGACGCCCAGGAGAGCATGTCGCAGTCGTTGACGGAACGGTTCAACCGCCTACCACGTCTTCCATCACCAACTCGACAACACGGAGTCACCGTCAG ATTTTCCAAAGATCCTGATGGTTCGCTGGGCATTTTGATTGCTCGCGGCGTACGTGGCGGTATCTACCTGATGGGACTGACGCCCAATGGCGCTGCTCATCGGCAGACCTCACTCAAACCAG GTGATCGTATCTTATCCGTCAACGGGCTCGACTGTGACGAATTGGACTACGATCAGGTGATTGATCAAATCCGCCGTATACCTCGCGACGTTGAACTGTTCGTCCTCCATCGACCCGATGCAGCGAAGTGA
- the LOC124200896 gene encoding tyrosine-protein phosphatase non-receptor type 13-like isoform X1, translating to MLVSAEEVLDVRGSLLHVTETEAILLQLLRQLSLHQHNKADCRPASETELRLKHILLEASGQVQLHRDVAHTRWSVSQLARVLAGASGGFAIGARTLLQNFADPSVRSVPVDRAIQILKLRIQPAIAARYVAALYGEVLARESAKLTAKGRVGHSRGEDCSSTEDSAISSDHLSRHPSTDSLNRFTSMANQSDTTGHSTPPEHYGVFRRRRPIRLARARSSVGDGGPTGALKNLAWAANAAIQRAPSRLYRLHDQPSSTPSLSSSAAAAAFHPRKSQSFRDLKVSIEREDEPAICPVTCCGPEFIVKSSLPPYVVILPHQPKKKKSVNILHLDGRRLHVECDPGKTRINQLMQMVMDHFGIAASDAIFFGLSCIKGGHFVFPRLDEKVSCLAPDNYKQLPYPSFNVYFRFRFYVHSVFTLHSLESEHLLYLQLRKDLLEQRWVMDPMEEMGLAALALTIEFGTYNPKIHGVGGSYFHVDHYLSAGTQQSVKGGELAAQALQRLHGRIPTLVERRVVECNFVKRIMQTQSYGYHHVHVIEDDGLRTTPLNLLVGLEGLKLVPHATSTSFGTSLKHVSLYWEDIKSLTHSKHHIVLTSGIGNSIRKRRLCVGTSRIRNTFDLLISHQKMALELKKRKLLIRSESATLPKLRHNRPASFIEPVKTPVEPVKSLSSATLPRPSNAVRIYVPFGGVQKRPDTNDITTRVIDVKSNIPMPELVPVTSAESSQYSTLSSLSESTVPTSPRKSTLVRMGTKISSDALIREKMRLQEVSFSERVVSGDPSGAYVVDTSVKSEDESLVFDAQESMSQSLTERFNRLPRLPSPTRQHGVTVRFSKDPDGSLGILIARGVRGGIYLMGLTPNGAAHRQTSLKPGDRILSVNGLDCDELDYDQVIDQIRRIPRDVELFVLHRPDAAK from the exons ATGTTGGTGTCTGCGGAGGAGGTGTTGGACGTCAGAGGTTCGCTTCTCCACGTAACCGAAACTGAAGCCATCTTATTGCAGTTGCTGCGACAATTATCTCTACATCAGCATAATAAAG CAGATTGCCGACCGGCATCAGAGACTGAACTGCGCCTTAAACACATTCTGCTAGAAGCTTCCGGACAAGTTCAACTGCACAGAGACGTAGCCCAC ACACGATGGAGCGTTAGCCAACTGGCTCGAGTGTTGGCCGGCGCCAGCGGTGGATTCGCAATCGGCGCTCGGACGCTGCTGCAAAATTTCGCCGatccgtccgtccgttccGTTCCAGTGGATCGTGCCATTCAA ATTCTCAAGTTAAGAATTCAGCCGGCCATTGCAGCCCGTTACGTTGCGGCTTTGTATGGTGAAGTGCTGGCCAGAGAGTCCGCCAAG CTGACGGCCAAGGGCAGGGTCGGTCATAGTCGTGGAGAAGATTGTTCGTCAACGGAAGACTCGGCCATTTCTTCTGACCATTTATCACGGCATCCGTCTACCGACAGTCTCAATCGTTTCACCAGCATGGCCAACCAATCGG ATACTACCGGACATAGTACGCCGCCAGAGCATTATGGAGTCTTTCGGAGAAGGCGGCCTATCCGCTTGGCTCGAGCTCGGAGCAGCGTTGGAGACGGCGGACCTACTGGAGCGCTCAAGAATTTAGCCTGGGCAGCTAATGCAGCTATTCAGCGGGCCCCGTCTCGCCTCTATCGACTCCATGACCAGCCATCCTCGACTCCTTCCTTGTcgtcgtcggcggcggcggcagcgttTCATCCGCGCAAGAGTCAGTCATTCCGCGATCTGAAGGTGTCCATCGAGCGAGAAGATGAGCCGGCCATCTGTCCCGTTACTTGCTGCGGTCCGGAATTCATCGTCAAGAGTAGCTTACCTCCCTACGTGGTCATTTTACCACATCAACCGAAAAAG AAAAAATCTGTGAACATTTTGCACTTGGATGGGCGTCGTTTACACGTCGAGTGTGACCCGGGCAAAACAAGAATTAATCAACTCATGCAG ATGGTGATGGATCACTTTGGAATCGCGGCCAGTGACGCCATATTTTTCGGATTGTCTTGTATCAAAGGCGGCCATTTCGTATTTCCTAGACTTGACGAAAAAGTCAGCTGTTTGGCCCCCGACAACTATAAACAATTGCCCTATCCCAGCTTCAACGTTTACTTCCGATTCCGGTTTTATGTTCACTCTGTTTTCACTTTGCA CAGTTTGGAAAGCGAACATCTACTCTATCTCCAATTAAGAAAAGACTTGCTGGAACAACGCTGGGTTATGGATCCAATGGAGGAAATGGGACTGGCCGCCCTGGCCCTGACGATAGAATTCGGAACTTATAACCCAAAG ATTCACGGAGTGGGTGGGTCGTACTTCCACGTCGATCATTACCTGAGTGCTGGAACGCAACAGAGTGTCAAAGGCGGCGAACTAGCTGCCCAGGCCCTACAGCGTCTGCACGGTCGCATTCCGACGCTGGTGGAAAGACGCGTAGTCGAATGCAATTTCGTCAAACGGATCATGCAAACTCAATCCTATGGATATCATCACGTACACGTTATCGAG GACGACGGATTGAGGACGACTCCGCTCAATTTGCTGGTGGGACTTGAAGGACTCAAATTGGTCCCTCACGCCACCTCGACTTCGTTTGGCACTTCCCTCAAACACGTCAGCTTGTACTGGGAAGACATCAAGAGTCTCACTCACTCTAAACACCACATCGTGCTGACGTCCGGAATAGGAAATTCCATCCGCAAGCGGCGACTTTGCGTTGGAACCTCGCGGATTCGAAACACGTTCGATTTGTTGATTTCCCACCAAAAGATGGCGCTGGAACTGAAAAAGCGCAAACTGCTAATACGATCCGAGTCTGCCACTTTGCCGAAACTGCGTCACAATAGACCGGCGAGTTTTATCGAACCGGTCAAGACTCCCGTGGAGCCCGTCAAATCATTGTCCAGCGCCACCCTGCCACGTCCGTCCAACGCTGTCAGAATCTACGTGCCTTTCGGAGGTGTCCAGAAGCGACCCGACACGAATGATATTACAACTCGGGTGATTGACGTCAAATCTAATATTCCTATGCCGGAACTTGTTCCAGTGACGTCAGCAGAATCCTCCCAATACTCTACGCTGAGTTCCCTCTCCGAATCCACCGTTCCTACTAGCCCTCGTAAAAGCACTCTGGTCCGAATGGGAACGAAAATATCGTCCGACGCTCTCATTCGCGAGAAAATGCGTCTCCAAGAAGTCAGCTTCAGCGAACGCGTCGTATCTGGAGATCCTTCCGGCGCCTACGTCGTCG ATACCAGCGTCAAATCGGAGGATGAATCGCTGGTTTTCGACGCCCAGGAGAGCATGTCGCAGTCGTTGACGGAACGGTTCAACCGCCTACCACGTCTTCCATCACCAACTCGACAACACGGAGTCACCGTCAG ATTTTCCAAAGATCCTGATGGTTCGCTGGGCATTTTGATTGCTCGCGGCGTACGTGGCGGTATCTACCTGATGGGACTGACGCCCAATGGCGCTGCTCATCGGCAGACCTCACTCAAACCAG GTGATCGTATCTTATCCGTCAACGGGCTCGACTGTGACGAATTGGACTACGATCAGGTGATTGATCAAATCCGCCGTATACCTCGCGACGTTGAACTGTTCGTCCTCCATCGACCCGATGCAGCGAAGTGA